The segment GCCGGAACCCCCTGCTCGGGACCGTCAGGACCTGTGCTGAAGATCAACACCTTCTTACCCCGCACATATTCATCACCCGTTTTGAAGGGATGCTCGATTTCACCATCGAGATCATAGTCCAAGGAAAAATAATAGCGCTCTCCCCAGGCATCAAATAATTGGGCAACACCGTTGGTTTTATCGATATTCATACCGTCCCGGTAATTATCCTCATTGGAACCTTTCGGCTCACCCAAATTGAAAAACTCCATTTGCTTTGGGTTCAAATCTTCGTCCAAGCCTGCCAGAACCGCCATAAATTCATCGTTGGTCACCTTGTCGTTATCCCCACCTTCGATTTCCATGTCACCGTTCGGAGCATCCGCTCCTGCGTATGGCAGGTAAGAATATTCATTCTCAAAACGGTCCACCGCCATTTCGAGCGATGTGCATACATTGGTAGCCGTCACCACCTTGGCTTTTACCAGAGCTTTGACAATCTGGGGAGCGGCCAACACCGCGAGGGCTGCAATAATGGCAATCACCACCAAGAGTTCGACAAGAGTGAAGCCTTTGACTTGTTTTCCGGTTCTTTTCATCGTGTATAATTAAGATAATATTTAGCAGGTCGTAAGAGCCATTCAGCAAACTTACTCATCCTGCGGTTCACTTAGACAGAATTTGATAATCTGTGCAACTATAGATTCAAGTAAGACATTACAATGGACATACATACTTAACCCTGATCATCAGCATATCAAGTGAAACAGTTCGTAAGACCAAAATAATACCGAAATAATCTGTCAATCTCCACCAATTCACAACAGCATGTCCTTATGAAAGACTTAAAAAAGCGTATTCTCACGCTGATGAGTTCCTCCGATTTCAAGCCCTTGAACAAATCCGAGTTTGCCAGAACACTTGGAATTTCTTCAAACCACCGGGCTGCCCTGCGAGCCGAGCTGATTAAACTCGAAAACAAAGGTGATATCGTGCGGGGAAAAAAGGGACGGTTTAGCCTGAGGGCCAAATCGAAGAAAGGATCATCTGGCACCGGCTCTCTTCTGGTGGGGACCCTTCGCTTCCAACAGAGCGGACATGCCTGGTTCTACCCTGATGCCAACGATGCCACCAATGAGGCGGCCGGCATGGACTTGCAGAAATACTCCCGTGTTTTTATCCCCTCGACCAAAACATCCACTGCCATGAATGGCGATCAGGTTACCGTGCGCATCGATCGCATTGGTCCGCCGGATTGGACCAAACATCGGAAAAACCGCCAAGCCGGAGGAAAAAAACCGGATGACGAAGCCGCCGGGTACGTCACCAAGGTGATCAAACGTGGTATGGCCCGCATCGTCGGCACCTACTTCCACCACGGCAAATTCTCCCATGTCCAACCCAACGATGTAAAAATCCCCGATGTCAACATCGACCGTCAGGCCCAACTTCCGGATCCCAAACCGAAACCTGGCCAGATCGTCGCCGTAGAACTCACTCGCTGGGACAATCCGAACTCCACCCCCATGGGGCGGGTCACGGAGGTCCTTGGCTGGCCCGACACCCCGGGAATCGACATGCTCGCCATCGTTCACA is part of the Oceaniferula marina genome and harbors:
- a CDS encoding prepilin-type N-terminal cleavage/methylation domain-containing protein, whose amino-acid sequence is MKRTGKQVKGFTLVELLVVIAIIAALAVLAAPQIVKALVKAKVVTATNVCTSLEMAVDRFENEYSYLPYAGADAPNGDMEIEGGDNDKVTNDEFMAVLAGLDEDLNPKQMEFFNLGEPKGSNEDNYRDGMNIDKTNGVAQLFDAWGERYYFSLDYDLDGEIEHPFKTGDEYVRGKKVLIFSTGPDGPEQGVPAKGASPKVLKLIPSNFLK